From a region of the Paenibacillus lutimineralis genome:
- a CDS encoding GNAT family N-acetyltransferase has protein sequence MNIRVLDEHDARFYQELRLSALRINPEAFGSTYEREVKFSLEMVVERIKPTEGKFVLGAFDNNGSLVGIVAFVRESVLKTVHKGNVFGMYVAPEKRGIGLGKSLLLELINKARACEGIEQINLAVMSENDYAKKLYNSIGFKVYGVEQRALKYNGMYFDEDFMVLRL, from the coding sequence ATGAATATTAGAGTTTTGGATGAGCACGATGCAAGGTTCTATCAGGAATTGCGATTAAGTGCCCTGAGAATAAATCCAGAGGCTTTTGGTTCGACTTACGAGCGAGAAGTAAAATTTTCATTGGAAATGGTAGTAGAGCGAATTAAGCCCACAGAGGGCAAGTTTGTACTTGGAGCTTTTGATAATAATGGTTCGTTAGTTGGAATCGTAGCTTTTGTAAGGGAAAGCGTTCTGAAAACCGTCCATAAAGGCAATGTTTTCGGGATGTATGTGGCACCCGAAAAGAGAGGTATAGGCTTGGGGAAATCGCTATTGCTTGAACTAATTAATAAAGCAAGAGCGTGCGAAGGAATAGAGCAAATAAACTTAGCCGTTATGTCTGAAAATGACTATGCAAAAAAGCTTTACAATTCCATAGGATTCAAAGTATATGGTGTGGAACAAAGAGCCTTAAAGTACAACGGTATGTATTTTGATGAGGATTTTATGGTTCTAAGACTGTAA